One region of Trinickia violacea genomic DNA includes:
- a CDS encoding helix-turn-helix domain-containing protein, which translates to MNAPTNIQIINGPDGNPAFVVIPYADYVAEHGAERGMIPHAVVCRTVDGATPVRAWREHLGLTQAELANRLGITQSAYAQQEASERLRKSSREKIAVALGIKPCQLDF; encoded by the coding sequence ATGAACGCACCTACTAACATTCAAATCATCAACGGACCGGATGGGAATCCGGCCTTCGTCGTGATCCCCTATGCCGATTACGTCGCAGAACACGGTGCAGAACGGGGCATGATCCCGCATGCGGTCGTGTGCCGCACCGTCGATGGTGCGACGCCGGTTCGCGCCTGGCGCGAGCATCTTGGTCTCACGCAGGCGGAACTCGCTAACCGACTCGGCATTACGCAATCCGCATATGCGCAACAAGAAGCGAGCGAGCGTTTGCGCAAATCGTCGCGCGAAAAGATCGCGGTCGCACTAGGTATTAAACCCTGTCAACTCGACTTCTAA
- a CDS encoding tyrosine-type recombinase/integrase, giving the protein MTPLRRRMIVDMRVRNLAANTQRAYLQQVSAFAQHFGCSPELLGPEEVRDWQVHLIEVLRRSPSTLVVATAALRFLYNVTLKRDWSVDEIPMSRTPRKLPVILSQEEVNQFLEAIRSVKHRTVLMAAYAAGLRISEATRLKVSDIDSQRMMLRVEQGKGHADRYVMLSPRLLEILRNYWCIGRPQYWLFPGRFADQPVGADVIRQACQDARRRAGISKPITPHSLRHAFATHLLESGTDVRTIQLLLGHCSLATTSRYLKVATSTVCATTSPFDRLPHRSATPICPEPSPTND; this is encoded by the coding sequence ATGACACCCTTACGTCGACGCATGATCGTGGATATGCGCGTGCGCAACCTCGCCGCCAACACGCAGCGCGCCTACCTCCAGCAGGTGAGCGCCTTTGCCCAGCACTTCGGGTGTTCCCCTGAACTGCTGGGCCCAGAGGAGGTGCGCGACTGGCAAGTGCACCTGATTGAGGTCCTGCGGCGCTCACCCAGCACGCTGGTGGTGGCCACTGCGGCGCTGCGCTTTCTGTACAACGTCACGCTCAAACGCGACTGGTCAGTCGACGAGATCCCCATGTCGAGGACACCCCGCAAGCTGCCGGTGATCCTCAGTCAGGAGGAGGTCAACCAGTTCCTCGAAGCGATCCGCAGCGTCAAGCATCGTACCGTGCTGATGGCAGCCTACGCCGCGGGCCTGCGCATCTCGGAGGCCACCCGGCTGAAGGTCAGCGATATCGATAGCCAGCGCATGATGTTGCGCGTCGAACAGGGCAAGGGCCACGCCGACCGCTATGTGATGCTCTCGCCACGGCTGCTGGAGATCCTGCGCAATTACTGGTGCATTGGCCGGCCCCAGTACTGGCTGTTCCCGGGCCGCTTCGCGGATCAACCCGTGGGTGCCGACGTGATACGGCAAGCCTGCCAGGACGCGCGCCGCCGCGCCGGTATCAGCAAGCCCATCACGCCGCACTCCTTGCGCCATGCGTTCGCGACGCACCTGCTCGAATCCGGCACCGACGTGCGCACCATCCAGTTGCTGCTCGGTCATTGCAGCCTTGCCACCACCTCGCGCTATCTGAAGGTCGCAACCAGCACCGTCTGCGCGACGACCAGTCCGTTCGATCGCCTGCCTCACCGATCTGCCACTCCCATCTGCCCTGAGCCATCGCCCACCAACGACTGA
- a CDS encoding CHASE domain-containing protein: MTAYGKTSGHDVPNPPPARFATLVRLPAFAAVATFIVALAAVIGTWRIVHDQLQRAALARFEWRAAQTTVDLRNKLGACEEILRGASGLIAVTAVTSATPPVAAQLSASPAAPVSPDAWRRYVSHLDLDEKQPAVRALGYATATSDGVVRVAADIKSDSAPEAKAAADSSVSASALVPVTLMYPQRSEAAPLAYDLGRDPSRRSALLRAADTGQPALIAHPVAFDTRTDSRRPRFELYLPVYRSASLSATKEARRADVAGFVVAHLDAEWLLGSLEVHERNIDLQVYSGAPANLLYATSDALDNAPAQTLFSRTETLRFGGEPLTLIYTTDDRYLGFGDTVSTALVLVLGVLASVFMAALVYLIARERPTA, from the coding sequence ATGACCGCTTACGGAAAAACCTCGGGTCACGATGTGCCGAACCCGCCGCCCGCGCGATTCGCCACGCTCGTCCGGCTTCCCGCATTCGCCGCCGTTGCCACCTTTATCGTCGCGCTCGCCGCGGTGATCGGCACGTGGCGGATCGTGCACGACCAGCTCCAGCGCGCCGCGCTCGCGCGCTTCGAGTGGCGCGCGGCGCAAACCACCGTGGACTTGCGCAACAAGCTCGGCGCCTGCGAGGAAATCCTGCGCGGGGCGAGCGGCCTCATCGCGGTGACTGCCGTTACCTCGGCTACGCCGCCGGTTGCGGCTCAGCTTTCGGCTTCGCCCGCGGCTCCCGTTTCCCCGGACGCTTGGCGCCGCTATGTCTCGCACCTCGATCTCGACGAAAAGCAGCCCGCCGTGCGTGCGCTGGGCTATGCGACGGCAACATCGGACGGCGTGGTCCGTGTCGCGGCCGACATCAAATCAGACAGCGCACCCGAAGCCAAAGCCGCCGCCGACAGCAGCGTATCTGCGAGCGCGCTCGTGCCGGTCACGCTCATGTATCCGCAGCGCTCGGAAGCTGCGCCGCTCGCCTACGATCTCGGCCGCGATCCATCGCGGCGCAGCGCGTTGCTGCGTGCGGCCGATACCGGACAACCCGCGCTCATCGCGCACCCGGTCGCGTTCGATACCCGTACCGATTCCCGTCGTCCGCGCTTCGAGCTCTATCTGCCGGTGTACCGAAGCGCGAGCCTGTCCGCGACGAAGGAGGCGCGGCGCGCCGACGTCGCGGGCTTCGTCGTCGCGCATCTCGACGCCGAGTGGCTGCTCGGCAGCCTGGAGGTCCACGAACGGAACATCGACCTGCAGGTGTACTCGGGGGCGCCGGCGAACCTCCTGTACGCGACCTCCGATGCTCTCGACAACGCGCCCGCCCAAACACTCTTCAGCCGAACCGAGACGCTACGCTTCGGCGGCGAGCCGCTTACGCTCATCTATACGACGGACGACCGCTACCTGGGCTTCGGCGACACCGTCAGCACTGCGCTCGTGCTGGTACTCGGCGTGCTTGCGTCGGTTTTCATGGCCGCGCTGGTGTATCTGATCGCGCGAGAACGTCCAACGGCATAG
- a CDS encoding phosphoribosyltransferase: MYSLFRDRSEAGRILAAHLRNEGAQSDAVVLALPRGGVPVGFEVATALGGELDVLPVRKLGVPGERELAMGAIAAGGAMYVDHGTMVIARVTQAQFEAVRAEEQIELARRAALYRGESAPAQVEGRVAIIVDDGMATGSSMQAAVRALRQQHPARVIIGLPVAPLGAEADFSGIVDAFVCVASPSNFFSVGQYYEDFSETTDDEVRELLARARARKS, from the coding sequence ATGTACAGCTTGTTCAGGGATCGATCCGAAGCGGGCCGTATTCTTGCGGCTCATTTACGAAACGAAGGGGCGCAATCCGATGCCGTCGTCCTCGCACTGCCGCGCGGCGGTGTGCCGGTCGGCTTCGAGGTCGCGACGGCGCTCGGCGGCGAACTCGATGTGCTCCCCGTGCGCAAGCTCGGCGTGCCCGGCGAGCGCGAACTCGCGATGGGCGCGATCGCGGCGGGCGGCGCCATGTACGTCGATCACGGCACGATGGTTATCGCACGCGTCACGCAGGCGCAGTTCGAGGCGGTGCGTGCGGAGGAGCAAATCGAACTGGCGCGGCGCGCGGCGCTCTATCGCGGCGAGAGCGCGCCGGCCCAAGTCGAAGGACGCGTCGCGATCATCGTCGACGACGGCATGGCGACCGGTTCCTCGATGCAAGCCGCCGTGCGCGCCTTGCGCCAACAGCATCCGGCGCGCGTGATCATCGGCTTGCCCGTCGCGCCGCTCGGCGCGGAAGCCGATTTCAGCGGCATCGTCGATGCGTTCGTCTGCGTGGCCAGTCCGTCGAACTTCTTTAGCGTCGGCCAATACTACGAAGACTTCAGCGAGACCACCGACGACGAAGTCCGCGAACTTCTCGCCCGCGCGCGGGCGCGCAAGTCATAG
- a CDS encoding ISNCY family transposase encodes MKPAALVTLTMRELDRLKVVQAIVETGLKPGRAAERLGLTVRQVERLVQRYRESGPASLASRRRARPGNRRLDEGLALRALAIIRERYADFGPTLACEKLRECHGLTLSKETVRHLMTDAGLWVPRAQRPPKVYQPRARRACLGELVQIDGSEHAWFEERAPACTLLVYVDDATSRLMALHFTASESTFSYFEATRAYLERYGKPGAFYSDKASVFRSTKAHETGSSMTHFGRAMYELNIDAFCANSSSAKGRVERAHLTLQDRLVKELRLRGISTVEDANAYAPSFMAAYNARFAKLPKSAFDAHRPLRTDENLDLLMTWRETRRVTKSLTVQYDRVMYLLDDTLANRKLIHRYIDVWEYPDGRIEIRADGQVLACRQYDRLAEIDQGAVVEHKRLSHVLQVAQAIQAQRDDRRISGSPSRTNQGQPVRAKERGAGTKKQREFTQADVEHVVVELSQRRQAQSQPRKPGRRSARAIAADVSALPVQTPSFDTA; translated from the coding sequence ATGAAGCCAGCCGCACTCGTGACACTGACCATGCGCGAACTCGACCGACTCAAAGTCGTCCAGGCGATTGTCGAAACCGGCCTGAAGCCTGGTCGGGCAGCTGAGCGGCTAGGTTTGACGGTGCGGCAAGTCGAACGGCTGGTGCAGCGCTATCGTGAGTCAGGTCCAGCCAGCCTGGCTTCGCGCAGGCGCGCTCGTCCGGGCAACCGCAGGCTGGATGAAGGATTGGCGCTGCGTGCACTAGCAATCATTCGCGAGCGCTACGCGGATTTCGGACCGACGCTGGCCTGCGAGAAGCTGCGCGAATGCCATGGTCTGACGCTGTCCAAGGAAACGGTGCGGCACCTGATGACGGACGCGGGCCTCTGGGTGCCGCGCGCGCAGCGCCCGCCCAAGGTCTACCAGCCGCGGGCACGCCGCGCGTGTTTGGGCGAGCTGGTGCAGATCGACGGCAGCGAGCATGCGTGGTTCGAAGAGCGGGCGCCGGCGTGCACGCTGCTGGTGTATGTCGACGATGCCACGAGCCGTCTGATGGCGCTGCACTTCACGGCGAGCGAATCGACCTTCAGCTACTTTGAGGCGACGCGCGCGTACCTCGAGCGTTACGGCAAGCCGGGAGCGTTCTACAGCGACAAGGCCAGCGTATTTCGTAGCACGAAGGCCCACGAAACCGGCAGCAGCATGACGCACTTCGGCCGGGCGATGTACGAACTGAACATCGACGCGTTCTGCGCAAACAGCAGCTCGGCCAAGGGGCGTGTCGAGCGTGCGCATCTGACGCTGCAGGACCGGCTCGTGAAGGAATTGCGGCTGCGCGGCATCAGCACGGTGGAAGACGCTAATGCTTACGCGCCCTCTTTCATGGCGGCCTACAACGCGCGCTTTGCGAAGCTGCCCAAGAGCGCGTTCGATGCGCACCGGCCACTGCGTACTGACGAGAATCTGGATCTGCTGATGACGTGGCGCGAGACCCGCCGTGTCACGAAGTCACTCACGGTGCAGTACGACCGCGTGATGTATCTGCTGGACGACACGCTCGCGAACCGCAAGCTGATCCATCGGTATATCGACGTGTGGGAGTACCCGGACGGACGCATCGAGATCCGGGCTGATGGCCAAGTATTGGCCTGTCGGCAGTATGACCGGTTGGCCGAGATCGATCAGGGCGCGGTCGTTGAGCACAAGCGCCTGAGTCACGTCCTGCAGGTCGCGCAGGCCATTCAGGCCCAGCGCGACGATCGGCGCATCTCCGGTTCGCCTTCCCGCACGAATCAGGGCCAGCCGGTTCGAGCAAAGGAACGCGGCGCTGGCACGAAGAAGCAGCGCGAGTTCACGCAGGCTGACGTCGAGCACGTGGTCGTGGAGCTGTCACAACGCAGACAGGCGCAGTCGCAACCTCGCAAACCTGGCCGTCGGTCTGCTAGAGCGATCGCAGCAGACGTGAGCGCCCTGCCCGTTCAGACTCCATCCTTCGACACTGCGTGA
- a CDS encoding IS91 family transposase: protein MMRAALELADVLRRHGPTYREVHADSLSREQRRVMSAIEQCRTAALGGHVEQCDTCGHQRIAYNSCGNRHCPKCQSLARAQWLEDRQADLLPVPYFHVVFTIPEQIASIAFQNKRVVYDILFQATAETLHTIAADPRHLGATIGFIAILHTWGQNLVHHPHLHCVVPGGGLAADGSRWVACKPGFFLPVRVLSRLFRRLFLERLQHAFDVGELRFFSSLVHLAERREFARYLAGPRHAEWVVYAKEPFGGPQQVLDYLGRYTHRVAISNNRLVGQTDGRVTFRWKDYRHPGRPRVMHLDAHEFIRHFLLHVLPRGLQRIRHYGLLSNRLRESRLTVCRDLLNVEPTSEACDAPELDYRDRYAELTGRSLYVCPVCSRGRMLCIDHLLPYAAPRAPPASPR, encoded by the coding sequence ATGATGCGCGCCGCGCTGGAACTGGCGGACGTTCTGCGTCGACACGGCCCAACCTATCGGGAAGTGCATGCCGACTCGCTCAGCCGCGAACAGCGTCGCGTCATGAGCGCGATCGAGCAATGTCGTACCGCGGCGCTGGGTGGCCACGTCGAGCAGTGCGACACCTGTGGACATCAGCGCATCGCCTATAACTCCTGTGGTAACCGGCACTGTCCGAAGTGCCAGTCGCTCGCCCGCGCGCAATGGCTCGAGGACCGCCAAGCCGACCTGCTGCCCGTGCCGTACTTCCACGTGGTCTTCACCATCCCCGAGCAGATCGCGTCGATCGCCTTCCAGAACAAGCGGGTGGTCTACGACATCCTGTTCCAGGCCACGGCCGAAACGCTGCACACGATCGCGGCCGACCCACGCCATCTCGGTGCAACGATCGGTTTCATCGCGATCCTGCACACGTGGGGGCAGAATCTTGTGCATCATCCCCATCTGCACTGCGTCGTCCCGGGCGGTGGCCTCGCTGCCGACGGCAGCCGCTGGGTGGCCTGCAAACCTGGTTTCTTCCTGCCCGTGCGGGTGCTTTCGCGTCTGTTCCGGCGACTGTTCCTCGAGCGATTGCAGCATGCCTTCGACGTGGGCGAACTGCGGTTCTTCTCCTCGCTCGTGCACCTGGCGGAACGACGCGAGTTTGCTCGCTATCTTGCCGGTCCGCGGCACGCCGAATGGGTTGTCTACGCTAAGGAGCCGTTTGGCGGCCCGCAGCAGGTCCTCGACTATCTCGGCCGCTACACACACCGCGTCGCGATCTCCAACAACCGCCTCGTCGGCCAGACCGACGGGCGCGTCACGTTCCGCTGGAAGGACTATCGTCATCCGGGCAGGCCGCGCGTGATGCATCTGGACGCCCACGAATTCATCCGGCACTTCCTGCTGCATGTGTTGCCGCGCGGGCTACAACGCATCCGTCACTACGGCTTGCTCAGCAATCGCCTGCGTGAGTCTCGGCTGACCGTATGCCGTGATCTGCTCAACGTCGAGCCAACCAGCGAAGCCTGCGACGCGCCCGAACTTGACTATCGCGACCGCTACGCGGAACTCACAGGCCGCTCGCTCTACGTCTGTCCAGTGTGTTCGCGCGGGCGCATGCTGTGCATCGACCACTTGTTGCCCTATGCGGCGCCGCGCGCGCCACCGGCGAGTCCCCGATGA
- a CDS encoding 2OG-Fe(II) oxygenase: MNTPLPSTRSRLRTNGRLDAPSAFTLLSAASPNAIAQRVDSFDWSRIEDELGQYGCATLPALLTADECDALTALYPRDDIYRGRVVMERHGFGRGEYKYFAYPLPEPIAALRSTIYSHLAPVANRWNEAMRMATRYPATHEAFIRRCHAAGQQRPTPLILEYGAGDYNCLHQDLYGEHVFPLQVAILLSQPGRDFTGGEFVLTEQRPRMQSRVEVVPLARADAVIFAVNHRPVQGSRGVYRVALRHGVSRLRSGRRHTLGVIFHDAL; this comes from the coding sequence ATGAACACACCACTCCCCTCTACCCGTTCGCGCTTGCGCACGAACGGGCGCCTCGACGCGCCTTCGGCTTTTACCCTCCTTTCCGCCGCGTCGCCAAACGCGATCGCACAGCGCGTGGATTCGTTCGATTGGTCCCGTATCGAAGATGAGCTGGGTCAGTACGGCTGCGCGACGCTGCCCGCGCTGCTGACAGCCGATGAATGCGATGCGCTGACTGCCCTCTACCCGCGCGACGACATCTATCGCGGCCGCGTGGTGATGGAGCGCCACGGTTTCGGCCGCGGCGAGTACAAATATTTCGCGTACCCGTTGCCGGAACCCATCGCGGCCCTGCGCTCGACGATCTACTCGCATCTCGCACCGGTCGCGAACCGCTGGAACGAGGCCATGCGCATGGCCACACGCTATCCGGCCACGCACGAAGCGTTCATCCGGCGCTGTCATGCCGCCGGGCAGCAGCGCCCCACTCCGCTGATCCTCGAATACGGCGCGGGCGATTACAACTGCCTCCATCAGGATCTGTACGGCGAGCATGTGTTCCCGCTGCAAGTCGCGATTCTGTTGTCGCAGCCGGGCCGAGACTTCACCGGTGGCGAATTCGTGCTGACCGAGCAGCGTCCGCGCATGCAGTCGCGCGTCGAGGTCGTGCCGCTCGCGCGTGCCGACGCGGTGATTTTCGCGGTCAATCATCGTCCGGTTCAGGGCTCGCGCGGCGTCTACCGCGTCGCGCTGCGGCATGGCGTGAGCCGTCTGCGTTCGGGGCGGCGGCATACGCTAGGTGTGATTTTTCACGACGCGCTTTGA
- a CDS encoding DUF4148 domain-containing protein, producing the protein MNKRLVIALSMALVASAGIATSASAQEKTRAEVRQELIQAENNGSRFVTDTSYPDVNPMFAQQVARTQQKASGAGSEMSGSSAAGKAAAPAAGKTESTCVGPNSFCTLYFGS; encoded by the coding sequence ATGAACAAGCGTCTCGTCATCGCTCTTTCCATGGCCCTCGTTGCGTCGGCCGGCATCGCGACCAGCGCATCCGCTCAGGAAAAGACCCGCGCCGAAGTCCGTCAGGAATTGATTCAGGCCGAAAACAACGGTTCGCGTTTCGTTACCGACACGTCGTATCCCGACGTCAATCCGATGTTCGCGCAACAAGTCGCCCGCACCCAGCAAAAGGCAAGCGGCGCCGGCTCCGAGATGTCGGGCTCGAGCGCGGCCGGCAAGGCTGCAGCGCCGGCGGCCGGCAAGACCGAGTCGACCTGCGTCGGCCCGAACAGCTTTTGCACGCTCTACTTCGGCAGCTGA
- a CDS encoding MFS family transporter yields MTDVTEQNVLSPNDTRRRIRAIVGASSGNLVEWFDFYVYSFCALYFAPAFFPSGNPTTQLLNTAGVFAAGFLMRPIGGWFFGRIADKHGRRTAMMISVLMMCGGSLVIAALPTYTQIGALAPALLLIARLFQGLSVGGEYGTSATYMSEVALKGRRGFFASFQYVTLIGGQLCALLVLVILQQLLSTEDLKAWGWRIPFVVGALAALVSLYLRKSLDETTSAETRSRKEAGTIRGLFKHKGAFLTVVGFTAGGSLIFYTFTTYMQKYLVNTAGMHAKTASNVMTCALFVYMLLQPVFGALSDKIGRRKSMIGFGMLATAFTVPLLHALKDVSNPYAAFGLVVLGLAIISLYTSISGLIKAEMFPPEVRALGVGLSYAVANAIFGGSAEYVALWMKSIGHETAFYWYVTALCAVSCFVSWRMRDPSREGYLRHEP; encoded by the coding sequence ATGACCGATGTCACCGAACAAAATGTCCTGAGCCCGAACGACACCCGCCGACGCATCCGTGCGATCGTCGGCGCTTCCTCGGGCAATCTAGTCGAATGGTTCGACTTCTACGTGTATTCGTTTTGCGCGCTGTATTTCGCGCCGGCCTTTTTCCCGAGCGGCAACCCGACGACTCAGCTGCTGAATACCGCAGGCGTGTTCGCGGCGGGCTTTCTGATGCGCCCGATCGGCGGCTGGTTCTTCGGCCGCATCGCCGACAAGCACGGTCGGCGCACCGCGATGATGATCTCTGTGCTGATGATGTGCGGCGGCTCGCTCGTGATCGCCGCGCTGCCCACCTACACGCAGATCGGCGCGCTCGCGCCCGCGCTGCTCCTGATCGCGCGGCTGTTCCAGGGGCTCTCGGTCGGCGGCGAGTACGGCACGAGCGCGACCTATATGAGCGAGGTCGCTTTGAAAGGGCGCCGCGGCTTCTTCGCGTCGTTCCAATACGTGACGCTGATCGGCGGGCAGCTCTGTGCGCTGCTCGTGCTCGTCATCTTGCAGCAGTTGCTTTCGACCGAAGACCTCAAGGCTTGGGGTTGGCGCATCCCGTTCGTTGTAGGCGCACTGGCCGCGCTCGTTTCGCTTTACCTGCGCAAGTCGCTCGATGAAACCACCAGCGCCGAAACGCGCAGTCGCAAGGAGGCCGGCACGATACGCGGCCTGTTCAAGCACAAAGGCGCTTTCTTGACGGTGGTCGGTTTCACCGCCGGCGGCTCGCTGATCTTCTACACGTTCACGACTTACATGCAGAAGTATTTGGTGAACACCGCGGGCATGCATGCGAAAACCGCGAGCAACGTGATGACCTGCGCGCTCTTCGTCTACATGCTGCTGCAGCCGGTGTTCGGCGCGCTGTCGGACAAGATCGGGCGGCGCAAGTCGATGATCGGGTTCGGCATGCTTGCCACGGCCTTCACGGTGCCGCTGCTGCATGCGCTGAAGGACGTGTCGAACCCATACGCCGCATTCGGCCTCGTCGTGCTCGGGCTCGCGATCATCAGCCTGTACACGTCGATCAGCGGCTTGATCAAGGCCGAGATGTTCCCGCCGGAAGTGCGCGCGCTCGGTGTCGGGTTGTCATATGCGGTGGCGAATGCGATCTTCGGCGGCTCGGCCGAATACGTTGCGCTGTGGATGAAGTCGATCGGTCACGAAACGGCGTTCTATTGGTACGTCACTGCGCTATGCGCGGTCTCTTGCTTCGTGTCGTGGCGCATGCGCGATCCGAGCCGCGAAGGGTACCTGCGGCACGAACCTTGA
- a CDS encoding type II toxin-antitoxin system RelE family toxin: protein MNAINWTPKAAKQLRKLDRQHQVAIRDGVNTLASMPECQNVKVLTNHEYGYRLRVGNYWGLFNWDGAIRIVEIEEVRKRDERTY from the coding sequence ATGAATGCGATCAACTGGACCCCGAAAGCGGCGAAGCAATTGCGCAAACTAGACCGGCAGCACCAAGTCGCAATCCGCGACGGCGTAAATACGCTGGCTTCGATGCCCGAGTGCCAGAATGTAAAGGTGCTGACGAATCATGAATACGGCTACAGGCTTCGGGTCGGCAACTACTGGGGCCTGTTTAATTGGGATGGGGCGATACGAATCGTTGAAATCGAGGAAGTGAGGAAACGCGATGAACGCACCTACTAA
- a CDS encoding sensor domain-containing diguanylate cyclase: MISELVDEHAGSPHPHSVNRRSRLLPAAVALLSLLVVLIAAPFAKVPLPQVPAFIPVYESALILNDLITSVLLFGQCVIARSRALGALASGYLYTSAIALLHMLSFPGLFSPTGLLNAGPQSTAWIYIFWHAGFPFFVIAYALLNDRRQARIKGNIVGAGKLMFVVGAMLCLAAGMAALATAGEHLLPEIMRNNHYTPTMRWVAGSTWGICLLALAVLYRQRRRSPIDLWLMVVQCAWICDVALSVVFNGGRYDLGFYVGRIYGMCAASFVLLLLLVENTFLHSRLAAALDELKRLATTDPLTGVANRRAFDAALTTHWQRTLHDGSTLSLLMIDIDFFKHFNDHYGHVEGDRCLLLVAECLARTVRGTSDLVARYGGEEFVVLLPETDAASAAHVGKRMCDAVAALAIPNAGSPHMPHVTISVGVATRVVEIGAEMMDLTKAADHALYLAKAAGRGRVEEAGLTA, encoded by the coding sequence TTGATTTCTGAACTCGTCGATGAGCACGCTGGATCGCCGCACCCGCATTCTGTAAATAGGCGCTCGCGCCTGCTTCCCGCAGCCGTTGCACTGCTGTCGTTGCTCGTCGTTCTCATTGCCGCGCCGTTCGCCAAGGTACCGCTGCCTCAGGTGCCCGCGTTTATCCCCGTATATGAATCGGCGCTCATTCTTAACGATCTGATCACCTCGGTCCTTCTGTTCGGCCAATGCGTGATCGCCCGCTCCCGGGCACTCGGCGCATTGGCAAGCGGCTATTTGTACACATCGGCGATCGCCCTGCTCCATATGTTGAGCTTCCCGGGGTTGTTCTCGCCAACAGGACTCTTGAATGCGGGACCGCAAAGCACGGCCTGGATATATATCTTCTGGCACGCCGGGTTTCCGTTCTTCGTCATTGCCTATGCACTGCTCAACGACAGGAGACAGGCCAGAATAAAGGGAAACATCGTCGGAGCAGGCAAGCTGATGTTCGTCGTCGGCGCCATGCTTTGCCTCGCAGCAGGGATGGCTGCCCTCGCAACAGCAGGAGAGCACCTGCTGCCTGAAATCATGCGAAACAACCACTACACGCCGACGATGCGATGGGTGGCGGGATCGACTTGGGGAATCTGTCTCCTCGCCCTTGCGGTGCTGTACCGGCAACGACGGCGTTCGCCGATCGACCTGTGGCTTATGGTGGTGCAGTGCGCCTGGATTTGCGATGTCGCGTTGAGTGTCGTGTTCAACGGGGGGCGCTATGACCTCGGGTTCTATGTCGGTCGAATCTACGGCATGTGCGCAGCCAGCTTCGTGCTTCTGTTGCTGCTGGTCGAAAATACTTTTCTTCATTCGCGGCTTGCGGCAGCACTTGACGAGTTGAAGCGGCTCGCCACGACAGATCCGCTGACGGGTGTCGCCAATCGACGCGCCTTCGACGCCGCGCTGACAACGCACTGGCAGCGCACCCTCCACGACGGATCGACGCTGTCATTGCTGATGATCGACATCGATTTCTTCAAACATTTCAACGATCACTACGGCCATGTCGAAGGCGACCGGTGCCTTCTGCTCGTTGCCGAATGCCTCGCACGGACAGTGCGGGGCACAAGCGATCTGGTGGCGCGCTACGGTGGCGAAGAGTTCGTGGTTCTGTTGCCGGAAACCGATGCGGCGTCGGCCGCTCACGTCGGCAAGCGAATGTGCGACGCCGTCGCCGCACTGGCGATTCCCAATGCCGGTTCACCTCATATGCCCCACGTCACGATCAGTGTCGGCGTCGCCACCCGGGTTGTCGAAATAGGCGCTGAGATGATGGATCTAACCAAGGCTGCCGATCACGCACTCTATCTTGCAAAGGCAGCGGGGCGTGGCCGGGTCGAGGAAGCGGGCTTGACCGCTTAG
- a CDS encoding adenosine-specific kinase → MHQLLTVSISKPETTNFILGQSHFIKSVEDIHEAMVGTVPGIKFGLAFCEASGKRLVRHSGTDAELTELACKNALSIAAGHSFIVVLGDGYFPVNVLNAIKAVPEVCRIFCATANPTEVVIAETGQGRAILGVVDGFPPLGIENDEDVQWRKELLRKIGYKA, encoded by the coding sequence ATGCATCAATTGCTCACCGTATCCATCTCGAAGCCCGAAACCACCAACTTCATTCTGGGGCAATCGCACTTCATCAAATCGGTGGAAGACATTCACGAGGCGATGGTCGGCACGGTTCCCGGCATCAAGTTCGGCCTGGCGTTTTGCGAAGCATCCGGCAAGCGCCTCGTGCGGCACTCGGGCACGGACGCCGAATTGACCGAACTCGCGTGCAAGAACGCATTGTCGATCGCCGCTGGCCACAGCTTCATCGTCGTGCTCGGCGACGGCTATTTCCCGGTCAACGTTCTGAATGCGATCAAGGCAGTGCCGGAGGTCTGCCGGATCTTCTGCGCGACGGCAAACCCGACCGAGGTCGTCATCGCCGAGACGGGCCAGGGACGCGCGATTCTTGGCGTCGTCGATGGGTTCCCGCCGCTTGGAATTGAAAACGACGAAGATGTGCAATGGCGCAAGGAACTGCTGCGCAAAATCGGCTACAAGGCGTGA